The Hemicordylus capensis ecotype Gifberg chromosome 6, rHemCap1.1.pri, whole genome shotgun sequence genome window below encodes:
- the SLX1A gene encoding structure-specific endonuclease subunit SLX1 isoform X3: MVVEVRGFFGVYLLYCTNPRYQGRVYVGFTVNPERRIGQHNAGKHRGGAWKTSGRGPWDMVLIVHGFPSDVAALRFEWAWQHPHASRRLTHITRRTSRETRFDFHLRVLAHMLRVAPWCRLPLTIRWLKQEYRRDFPAGLEPPLHMPVAFGQVRAVKETKEARSVPTEGLTAVPKRCSVCLKRFQDEENDSPLHCFHSGCTMAAHITCLAQVFLEKEPDQFLPIEGQCPGCKNLVLWGDLIRHYKGCYGNLEADPTSSQEHWTNELNCEGACM, from the exons ATGGTAGTGGAAGTGCGTGGCTTCTTCGGGGTCTATCTTCTGTATTGCACCAACCCTCGTTACCAAGGCCGGGTCTACGTTGGCTTCACAGTCAATCCTGAACGGCGTATTGGTCAGCACAATGCTGGGAAGCACCGTGGCGGGGCCTGGAAGACAAGCGGCCGTGGGCCTTG GGACATGGTGCTGATCGTTCATGGCTTCCCTTCCGATGTGGCTGCCCTGAGG TTTGAGTGGGCCTGGCAGCACCCACACGCTTCCCGCCGTCTCACTCACATCACCCGCCGCACCTCCCGGGAGACGCGCTTTGACTTCCACCTGCGCGTCTTAGCCCACATGCTCCGAGTGGCCCCCTGGTGCCGTTTGCCTCTGACTATTCGCTGGCTCAAGCAGGAATATCGCCGAGATTTCCCCGCTGGCTTGGAACCCCCACTGCACATGCCAGTGGCCTTTGGGCAGGTCCGAGCTGTCAAGGAGACCAAGGAAGCAAGATCAGTGCCCACAGAGGGACTGACAGCTGTTCCAAAACGCTGTAGTGTCTGTCTCAAAAGGTTCCAG GATGAGGAGAACGACAGCCCCTTGCACTGTTTCCACTCTGGCTgcaccatggctgctcatattACATGCCTGGCTCAAGTTTTCCTAGAGAAAGAGCCAGATCAGTTCCTGCCCATAGAAGGGCAATGCCCAGG CTGCAAGAATCTTGTGCTCTGGGGAGATCTGATTCGGCACTATAAAGGTTGCTATGGCAATCTAGAGGCAGATCCTACCTCCTCCCAG GAACATTGGACCAATGAGCTGAACTGTGAAGGAGCCTGTATGTGA
- the SLX1A gene encoding structure-specific endonuclease subunit SLX1 isoform X2, with protein MRRSVTPGKVLAVAMVVEVRGFFGVYLLYCTNPRYQGRVYVGFTVNPERRIGQHNAGKHRGGAWKTSGRGPWDMVLIVHGFPSDVAALRFEWAWQHPHASRRLTHITRRTSRETRFDFHLRVLAHMLRVAPWCRLPLTIRWLKQEYRRDFPAGLEPPLHMPVAFGQVRAVKETKEARSVPTEGLTAVPKRCSVCLKRFQDEENDSPLHCFHSGCTMAAHITCLAQVFLEKEPDQFLPIEGQCPGCKNLVLWGDLIRHYKGCYGNLEADPTSSQEHWTNELNCEGACM; from the exons ATGCGGAG ATCGGTCACACCTGGTAAAGTCTTGGCGGTGGCCATGGTAGTGGAAGTGCGTGGCTTCTTCGGGGTCTATCTTCTGTATTGCACCAACCCTCGTTACCAAGGCCGGGTCTACGTTGGCTTCACAGTCAATCCTGAACGGCGTATTGGTCAGCACAATGCTGGGAAGCACCGTGGCGGGGCCTGGAAGACAAGCGGCCGTGGGCCTTG GGACATGGTGCTGATCGTTCATGGCTTCCCTTCCGATGTGGCTGCCCTGAGG TTTGAGTGGGCCTGGCAGCACCCACACGCTTCCCGCCGTCTCACTCACATCACCCGCCGCACCTCCCGGGAGACGCGCTTTGACTTCCACCTGCGCGTCTTAGCCCACATGCTCCGAGTGGCCCCCTGGTGCCGTTTGCCTCTGACTATTCGCTGGCTCAAGCAGGAATATCGCCGAGATTTCCCCGCTGGCTTGGAACCCCCACTGCACATGCCAGTGGCCTTTGGGCAGGTCCGAGCTGTCAAGGAGACCAAGGAAGCAAGATCAGTGCCCACAGAGGGACTGACAGCTGTTCCAAAACGCTGTAGTGTCTGTCTCAAAAGGTTCCAG GATGAGGAGAACGACAGCCCCTTGCACTGTTTCCACTCTGGCTgcaccatggctgctcatattACATGCCTGGCTCAAGTTTTCCTAGAGAAAGAGCCAGATCAGTTCCTGCCCATAGAAGGGCAATGCCCAGG CTGCAAGAATCTTGTGCTCTGGGGAGATCTGATTCGGCACTATAAAGGTTGCTATGGCAATCTAGAGGCAGATCCTACCTCCTCCCAG GAACATTGGACCAATGAGCTGAACTGTGAAGGAGCCTGTATGTGA
- the LOC128331851 gene encoding zinc finger and SCAN domain-containing protein 31-like isoform X2, with protein sequence MAAQQHTNKMATSSGDAMDPVLPLQIRVKMEAQCQAESSARGGDGKFPSLMQSGTTEELLRGTSASRVKQELIEKPLQNWDCQWQRVLEVVPAPVSTPVWDNVQLPPLAQAGNTEAYLATFERVADASQWPREEWVTRLVPVLGGQAQQAYFSLEAKDKADYGKVKVAILRLDNYIATETHRQGFRHFCYQDAEGPRGTYRQLQDLCHRWLRPESQTKEQILDLLILEQFLVILPQEMQDWIRERGPETCDQAVALAEEFLQEQQVAKRWEQQALTAVLCDLIAIYEITVPIEMVIVNSPIIDQAISDTAQRHPHREAKQDHIEDCSSQESNFVNHTRAKEAHQGEPEAEEQQRRPQGTLEFVEDTFPRSDPIRPYVSERGLGRQQKSCLSMRVITDRGLGGVLTDPEAKRHLCKECGKRFRKKWDLIRHERIHTGEKPYQCPECGNSFNRNTTLTKHLLIHSGEKPHQCAYCGKRFTRRSHVVNHQRRHSCQGRS encoded by the exons atggctgcgcagcagcacacaaacaaaatggccacttctTCAGGAGACGCTATGGATCCAGTGCTGCCACTACAGATTCGAGTGAAAATGGAGGCTCAGTGCCAAGCAGAGAGCAGTGCAAGAGGAGGCGATGGAAAATTCCCCTCTCTCATGCAGTCTGGAACCACTGAGGAGTTACTGAGAGGGACATCTGCATCAAGGGTAAAGCAGGAACTGATAGAGAAGCCACTTCAGAACTGGGATTGTCAGTGGCAAAGAGTGTTGGAGGTGGTGCCTGCTCCTGTGAGCACCCCCGTATGGGACAATGTGCAGTTGCCGCCTCTGGCTCAAGCGGGTAACACCGAGGCCTACCTGGCCACCTTTGAGCGAGTGGCTGATGCTTCTCAGTGGCCCCGGGAAGAGTGGGTGACTCGGCTCGTGCCGGTCCTTGGTGGACAAGCCCAGCAGGCCTATTTTAGTCTGGAAGCCAAAGACAAGGCTGACTATGGGAAAGTGAAGGTGGCCATTTTGAGGCTGGACAACTATATTGCCACAGAGACACACCGCCAGGGCTTTAGGCACTTTTGTTACCAGGATGCCGAGGGGCCACGAGGAACATACCGACAACTCCAGGACCTTTGCCATCGTTGGCTGAGGCCTGAGAGCCAGaccaaggagcagatcctggATTTGCTCATCTTAGAGCAGTTCCTTGTCATTCTGCCACAGGAAATGCAAGACTGGATTAGGGAACGTGGACCTGAGACTTGTGACCAGGCAGTGGCACTTGCTGAGGAGTTCTTGCAGGAACAGCAAGTGGCCAAGAGGTGGGAGCAACAG GCTTTGACTGCAGTCCTGTGTGACCTCATTGCTATTTATGAA ATCACAGTGCCAATTGAGATGGTGATTGTGAACTCCCCTATTATAGATCAGGCTATTTCAGACACAGCACAGAGACATCCTCACAGGGAAGCCAAGCAAGACCACATCGAAGACTGCAGTTCACAAG AAAGCAATTTTGTGAACCATACCAGGGCCAAGGAGGCACACCAGGGAGAACCTGAGGCAGAGGAGCAACAAAGGCGACCTCAAGGGACACTAGAGTTTGTAGAGGACACTTTCCCAAGAAGTGACCCCATAAGACCGTATGTGAGTGAGCGTGGTttaggaaggcagcagaaaagctgTCTTTCCATGAGGGTGATCACAGACAGAGGCCTCGGAGGGGTCCTCACTGACCCGGAAGCAAAACGGCATCTGTGTAAGGAGTGCGGGAAAAGGTTCCGCAAGAAGTGGGACCTCATTAGACATGAAAGAATCCACACGGGTGAGAAGCCCTACCAGTGCCCTGaatgtgggaatagcttcaaccGGAACACAACCCTCACAAAGCACCTCCTCATTCACTCAGGGGAGAAACCCCATCAGTGCGCTTACTGCGGGAAGAGATTCACGCGCCGGTCGCATGTTGTAAACCATCAGAGACGCCACTCATG CCAAGGAAGGTCTTGA
- the SLX1A gene encoding structure-specific endonuclease subunit SLX1 isoform X1: protein MLHGRQKFSRSVTPGKVLAVAMVVEVRGFFGVYLLYCTNPRYQGRVYVGFTVNPERRIGQHNAGKHRGGAWKTSGRGPWDMVLIVHGFPSDVAALRFEWAWQHPHASRRLTHITRRTSRETRFDFHLRVLAHMLRVAPWCRLPLTIRWLKQEYRRDFPAGLEPPLHMPVAFGQVRAVKETKEARSVPTEGLTAVPKRCSVCLKRFQDEENDSPLHCFHSGCTMAAHITCLAQVFLEKEPDQFLPIEGQCPGCKNLVLWGDLIRHYKGCYGNLEADPTSSQEHWTNELNCEGACM from the exons ATGttgcatggcaggcagaaattcagcag ATCGGTCACACCTGGTAAAGTCTTGGCGGTGGCCATGGTAGTGGAAGTGCGTGGCTTCTTCGGGGTCTATCTTCTGTATTGCACCAACCCTCGTTACCAAGGCCGGGTCTACGTTGGCTTCACAGTCAATCCTGAACGGCGTATTGGTCAGCACAATGCTGGGAAGCACCGTGGCGGGGCCTGGAAGACAAGCGGCCGTGGGCCTTG GGACATGGTGCTGATCGTTCATGGCTTCCCTTCCGATGTGGCTGCCCTGAGG TTTGAGTGGGCCTGGCAGCACCCACACGCTTCCCGCCGTCTCACTCACATCACCCGCCGCACCTCCCGGGAGACGCGCTTTGACTTCCACCTGCGCGTCTTAGCCCACATGCTCCGAGTGGCCCCCTGGTGCCGTTTGCCTCTGACTATTCGCTGGCTCAAGCAGGAATATCGCCGAGATTTCCCCGCTGGCTTGGAACCCCCACTGCACATGCCAGTGGCCTTTGGGCAGGTCCGAGCTGTCAAGGAGACCAAGGAAGCAAGATCAGTGCCCACAGAGGGACTGACAGCTGTTCCAAAACGCTGTAGTGTCTGTCTCAAAAGGTTCCAG GATGAGGAGAACGACAGCCCCTTGCACTGTTTCCACTCTGGCTgcaccatggctgctcatattACATGCCTGGCTCAAGTTTTCCTAGAGAAAGAGCCAGATCAGTTCCTGCCCATAGAAGGGCAATGCCCAGG CTGCAAGAATCTTGTGCTCTGGGGAGATCTGATTCGGCACTATAAAGGTTGCTATGGCAATCTAGAGGCAGATCCTACCTCCTCCCAG GAACATTGGACCAATGAGCTGAACTGTGAAGGAGCCTGTATGTGA
- the LOC128331851 gene encoding zinc finger and SCAN domain-containing protein 2-like isoform X4 — translation MAAQQHTNKMATSSGDAMDPVLPLQIRVKMEAQCQAESSARGGDGKFPSLMQSGTTEELLRGTSASREMQDWIRERGPETCDQAVALAEEFLQEQQVAKRWEQQALTAVLCDLIAIYEITVPIEMVIVNSPIIDQAISDTAQRHPHREAKQDHIEDCSSQAESNFVNHTRAKEAHQGEPEAEEQQRRPQGTLEFVEDTFPRSDPIRPYVSERGLGRQQKSCLSMRVITDRGLGGVLTDPEAKRHLCKECGKRFRKKWDLIRHERIHTGEKPYQCPECGNSFNRNTTLTKHLLIHSGEKPHQCAYCGKRFTRRSHVVNHQRRHSCQGRS, via the exons atggctgcgcagcagcacacaaacaaaatggccacttctTCAGGAGACGCTATGGATCCAGTGCTGCCACTACAGATTCGAGTGAAAATGGAGGCTCAGTGCCAAGCAGAGAGCAGTGCAAGAGGAGGCGATGGAAAATTCCCCTCTCTCATGCAGTCTGGAACCACTGAGGAGTTACTGAGAGGGACATCTGCATCAAGG GAAATGCAAGACTGGATTAGGGAACGTGGACCTGAGACTTGTGACCAGGCAGTGGCACTTGCTGAGGAGTTCTTGCAGGAACAGCAAGTGGCCAAGAGGTGGGAGCAACAG GCTTTGACTGCAGTCCTGTGTGACCTCATTGCTATTTATGAA ATCACAGTGCCAATTGAGATGGTGATTGTGAACTCCCCTATTATAGATCAGGCTATTTCAGACACAGCACAGAGACATCCTCACAGGGAAGCCAAGCAAGACCACATCGAAGACTGCAGTTCACAAG CAGAAAGCAATTTTGTGAACCATACCAGGGCCAAGGAGGCACACCAGGGAGAACCTGAGGCAGAGGAGCAACAAAGGCGACCTCAAGGGACACTAGAGTTTGTAGAGGACACTTTCCCAAGAAGTGACCCCATAAGACCGTATGTGAGTGAGCGTGGTttaggaaggcagcagaaaagctgTCTTTCCATGAGGGTGATCACAGACAGAGGCCTCGGAGGGGTCCTCACTGACCCGGAAGCAAAACGGCATCTGTGTAAGGAGTGCGGGAAAAGGTTCCGCAAGAAGTGGGACCTCATTAGACATGAAAGAATCCACACGGGTGAGAAGCCCTACCAGTGCCCTGaatgtgggaatagcttcaaccGGAACACAACCCTCACAAAGCACCTCCTCATTCACTCAGGGGAGAAACCCCATCAGTGCGCTTACTGCGGGAAGAGATTCACGCGCCGGTCGCATGTTGTAAACCATCAGAGACGCCACTCATG CCAAGGAAGGTCTTGA
- the LOC128331851 gene encoding zinc finger and SCAN domain-containing protein 31-like isoform X3: protein MAAQQHTNKMATSSGDAMDPVLPLQIRVKMEAQCQAESSARGGDGKFPSLMQSGTTEELLRGTSASRVKQELIEKPLQNWDCQWQRVLEVVPAPVSTPVWDNVQLPPLAQAGNTEAYLATFERVADASQWPREEWVTRLVPVLGGQAQQAYFSLEAKDKADYGKVKVAILRLDNYIATETHRQGFRHFCYQDAEGPRGTYRQLQDLCHRWLRPESQTKEQILDLLILEQFLVILPQEMQDWIRERGPETCDQAVALAEEFLQEQQVAKRWEQQITVPIEMVIVNSPIIDQAISDTAQRHPHREAKQDHIEDCSSQAESNFVNHTRAKEAHQGEPEAEEQQRRPQGTLEFVEDTFPRSDPIRPYVSERGLGRQQKSCLSMRVITDRGLGGVLTDPEAKRHLCKECGKRFRKKWDLIRHERIHTGEKPYQCPECGNSFNRNTTLTKHLLIHSGEKPHQCAYCGKRFTRRSHVVNHQRRHSCQGRS, encoded by the exons atggctgcgcagcagcacacaaacaaaatggccacttctTCAGGAGACGCTATGGATCCAGTGCTGCCACTACAGATTCGAGTGAAAATGGAGGCTCAGTGCCAAGCAGAGAGCAGTGCAAGAGGAGGCGATGGAAAATTCCCCTCTCTCATGCAGTCTGGAACCACTGAGGAGTTACTGAGAGGGACATCTGCATCAAGGGTAAAGCAGGAACTGATAGAGAAGCCACTTCAGAACTGGGATTGTCAGTGGCAAAGAGTGTTGGAGGTGGTGCCTGCTCCTGTGAGCACCCCCGTATGGGACAATGTGCAGTTGCCGCCTCTGGCTCAAGCGGGTAACACCGAGGCCTACCTGGCCACCTTTGAGCGAGTGGCTGATGCTTCTCAGTGGCCCCGGGAAGAGTGGGTGACTCGGCTCGTGCCGGTCCTTGGTGGACAAGCCCAGCAGGCCTATTTTAGTCTGGAAGCCAAAGACAAGGCTGACTATGGGAAAGTGAAGGTGGCCATTTTGAGGCTGGACAACTATATTGCCACAGAGACACACCGCCAGGGCTTTAGGCACTTTTGTTACCAGGATGCCGAGGGGCCACGAGGAACATACCGACAACTCCAGGACCTTTGCCATCGTTGGCTGAGGCCTGAGAGCCAGaccaaggagcagatcctggATTTGCTCATCTTAGAGCAGTTCCTTGTCATTCTGCCACAGGAAATGCAAGACTGGATTAGGGAACGTGGACCTGAGACTTGTGACCAGGCAGTGGCACTTGCTGAGGAGTTCTTGCAGGAACAGCAAGTGGCCAAGAGGTGGGAGCAACAG ATCACAGTGCCAATTGAGATGGTGATTGTGAACTCCCCTATTATAGATCAGGCTATTTCAGACACAGCACAGAGACATCCTCACAGGGAAGCCAAGCAAGACCACATCGAAGACTGCAGTTCACAAG CAGAAAGCAATTTTGTGAACCATACCAGGGCCAAGGAGGCACACCAGGGAGAACCTGAGGCAGAGGAGCAACAAAGGCGACCTCAAGGGACACTAGAGTTTGTAGAGGACACTTTCCCAAGAAGTGACCCCATAAGACCGTATGTGAGTGAGCGTGGTttaggaaggcagcagaaaagctgTCTTTCCATGAGGGTGATCACAGACAGAGGCCTCGGAGGGGTCCTCACTGACCCGGAAGCAAAACGGCATCTGTGTAAGGAGTGCGGGAAAAGGTTCCGCAAGAAGTGGGACCTCATTAGACATGAAAGAATCCACACGGGTGAGAAGCCCTACCAGTGCCCTGaatgtgggaatagcttcaaccGGAACACAACCCTCACAAAGCACCTCCTCATTCACTCAGGGGAGAAACCCCATCAGTGCGCTTACTGCGGGAAGAGATTCACGCGCCGGTCGCATGTTGTAAACCATCAGAGACGCCACTCATG CCAAGGAAGGTCTTGA
- the BOLA2B gene encoding bolA-like protein 2: MEAVGSLSAEALRERLLQELEAEHVEVEDTTPGRCATSFKVLVVSPRFRGKPLLQRHRLVNEVLAEELKLIHAFEQRTLTPEQWAKEQEAK; encoded by the exons ATGGAGGCGGTGGGATCTCTTAGCGCGGAGGCGTTGCGGGAGCGGCTGCTTCAGGAGCTGGAGGCTGAGCATGTG GAGGTGGAAGACACGACCCCTGGGCGCTGTGCCACAAGCTTCAAAGTCCTGGTAGTCTCCCCACGTTTCCGGGGTAAGCCATTACTTCAGCGGCATCG gctGGTCAATGAAGTCTTGGCAGAGGAGTTGAAACTCATTCATGCCTTTGAGCAGAGAACTCTAACACCAGAACAGTGGGCGAAAGAACAAGAAGCTAAGTGA
- the LOC128331851 gene encoding zinc finger and SCAN domain-containing protein 31-like isoform X1 has product MAAQQHTNKMATSSGDAMDPVLPLQIRVKMEAQCQAESSARGGDGKFPSLMQSGTTEELLRGTSASRVKQELIEKPLQNWDCQWQRVLEVVPAPVSTPVWDNVQLPPLAQAGNTEAYLATFERVADASQWPREEWVTRLVPVLGGQAQQAYFSLEAKDKADYGKVKVAILRLDNYIATETHRQGFRHFCYQDAEGPRGTYRQLQDLCHRWLRPESQTKEQILDLLILEQFLVILPQEMQDWIRERGPETCDQAVALAEEFLQEQQVAKRWEQQALTAVLCDLIAIYEITVPIEMVIVNSPIIDQAISDTAQRHPHREAKQDHIEDCSSQAESNFVNHTRAKEAHQGEPEAEEQQRRPQGTLEFVEDTFPRSDPIRPYVSERGLGRQQKSCLSMRVITDRGLGGVLTDPEAKRHLCKECGKRFRKKWDLIRHERIHTGEKPYQCPECGNSFNRNTTLTKHLLIHSGEKPHQCAYCGKRFTRRSHVVNHQRRHSCQGRS; this is encoded by the exons atggctgcgcagcagcacacaaacaaaatggccacttctTCAGGAGACGCTATGGATCCAGTGCTGCCACTACAGATTCGAGTGAAAATGGAGGCTCAGTGCCAAGCAGAGAGCAGTGCAAGAGGAGGCGATGGAAAATTCCCCTCTCTCATGCAGTCTGGAACCACTGAGGAGTTACTGAGAGGGACATCTGCATCAAGGGTAAAGCAGGAACTGATAGAGAAGCCACTTCAGAACTGGGATTGTCAGTGGCAAAGAGTGTTGGAGGTGGTGCCTGCTCCTGTGAGCACCCCCGTATGGGACAATGTGCAGTTGCCGCCTCTGGCTCAAGCGGGTAACACCGAGGCCTACCTGGCCACCTTTGAGCGAGTGGCTGATGCTTCTCAGTGGCCCCGGGAAGAGTGGGTGACTCGGCTCGTGCCGGTCCTTGGTGGACAAGCCCAGCAGGCCTATTTTAGTCTGGAAGCCAAAGACAAGGCTGACTATGGGAAAGTGAAGGTGGCCATTTTGAGGCTGGACAACTATATTGCCACAGAGACACACCGCCAGGGCTTTAGGCACTTTTGTTACCAGGATGCCGAGGGGCCACGAGGAACATACCGACAACTCCAGGACCTTTGCCATCGTTGGCTGAGGCCTGAGAGCCAGaccaaggagcagatcctggATTTGCTCATCTTAGAGCAGTTCCTTGTCATTCTGCCACAGGAAATGCAAGACTGGATTAGGGAACGTGGACCTGAGACTTGTGACCAGGCAGTGGCACTTGCTGAGGAGTTCTTGCAGGAACAGCAAGTGGCCAAGAGGTGGGAGCAACAG GCTTTGACTGCAGTCCTGTGTGACCTCATTGCTATTTATGAA ATCACAGTGCCAATTGAGATGGTGATTGTGAACTCCCCTATTATAGATCAGGCTATTTCAGACACAGCACAGAGACATCCTCACAGGGAAGCCAAGCAAGACCACATCGAAGACTGCAGTTCACAAG CAGAAAGCAATTTTGTGAACCATACCAGGGCCAAGGAGGCACACCAGGGAGAACCTGAGGCAGAGGAGCAACAAAGGCGACCTCAAGGGACACTAGAGTTTGTAGAGGACACTTTCCCAAGAAGTGACCCCATAAGACCGTATGTGAGTGAGCGTGGTttaggaaggcagcagaaaagctgTCTTTCCATGAGGGTGATCACAGACAGAGGCCTCGGAGGGGTCCTCACTGACCCGGAAGCAAAACGGCATCTGTGTAAGGAGTGCGGGAAAAGGTTCCGCAAGAAGTGGGACCTCATTAGACATGAAAGAATCCACACGGGTGAGAAGCCCTACCAGTGCCCTGaatgtgggaatagcttcaaccGGAACACAACCCTCACAAAGCACCTCCTCATTCACTCAGGGGAGAAACCCCATCAGTGCGCTTACTGCGGGAAGAGATTCACGCGCCGGTCGCATGTTGTAAACCATCAGAGACGCCACTCATG CCAAGGAAGGTCTTGA